In Cloacibacterium caeni, a single window of DNA contains:
- a CDS encoding ABC transporter permease: MKQLRYLLKREFHLFFTNKTMLSVFFMAPIFYALLLGFTYKKGKVTDIPVIVINHDQTPLSNQIVDMLEDNQTLKVLNYVEEPAILKDEVIKTEAGAVVIIPERFEANMLQKKYPEINVYLNTSNVLTANFASKAIQLTLGTFSAGAEMKALQKKGMNADQAKANIEPYKANYITLFNTTSNYLIFMWPAMMAVVLQQVILLAMAVTFSEEFKRDSFIKDFAGKHKYAILVMAIKCLPVWIFSNLNILFFYLCSLYFKIPVPENAMNFFLITAIFVVAATNLGVLVSIMVPDALKATQILMVIASPAFIISGFTWPNYAMPDFITYFTKIIPLTPYLEALKIMVVEKGSDYLTQKYFWHLFILGWVYFLLGWIALKIKIKMLFKEYHLSEDYDDQGFV; this comes from the coding sequence ATGAAACAGTTAAGATACCTTTTAAAAAGAGAGTTTCATTTGTTCTTCACGAACAAAACCATGCTTTCTGTATTTTTTATGGCTCCCATTTTCTACGCGCTTTTGTTAGGTTTTACCTACAAAAAGGGAAAAGTAACGGATATTCCTGTGATTGTAATTAATCATGACCAAACTCCTTTGTCTAACCAAATTGTAGACATGTTAGAGGATAATCAAACGCTGAAAGTGCTGAATTATGTAGAAGAACCAGCGATATTGAAAGATGAGGTCATCAAAACAGAAGCAGGAGCAGTAGTGATTATTCCTGAACGTTTCGAGGCGAATATGTTGCAAAAGAAATATCCAGAAATTAACGTCTATCTCAATACTTCGAATGTGTTGACCGCTAATTTTGCTTCAAAAGCGATTCAATTAACCTTAGGCACTTTTTCAGCAGGTGCCGAAATGAAAGCTTTGCAGAAAAAAGGGATGAATGCAGACCAAGCAAAAGCCAATATAGAACCCTATAAAGCCAATTATATTACGCTTTTTAACACCACGAGTAATTACCTGATTTTCATGTGGCCAGCAATGATGGCGGTGGTTTTACAGCAAGTTATTCTTTTGGCGATGGCAGTTACGTTTTCCGAGGAATTTAAAAGAGATTCTTTCATAAAAGATTTTGCAGGGAAACACAAATATGCGATTTTGGTAATGGCGATTAAATGTTTACCCGTTTGGATTTTCTCCAATTTAAATATTTTATTCTTTTACTTGTGTAGCTTGTATTTTAAAATTCCAGTTCCAGAAAACGCTATGAATTTCTTCTTGATAACAGCAATTTTTGTAGTAGCAGCAACCAATTTAGGCGTTTTGGTGAGTATTATGGTTCCAGATGCGCTCAAAGCGACTCAGATTTTAATGGTAATTGCTTCGCCTGCGTTTATCATCAGTGGATTTACTTGGCCAAATTATGCGATGCCAGATTTCATTACTTATTTCACTAAAATTATTCCTTTAACACCATATTTAGAAGCTTTGAAAATTATGGTGGTAGAAAAAGGTTCCGATTATTTAACCCAAAAATATTTCTGGCACTTGTTTATTCTAGGTTGGGTTTATTTCCTTTTAGGTTGGATAGCTTTGAAAATCAAAATCAAAATGCTGTTCAAAGAATATCATCTCTCCGAAGATTATGACGACCAAGGGTTCGTTTAA
- a CDS encoding Crp/Fnr family transcriptional regulator translates to MKLIQELNKHIKVDAEIERFLNEECETKVFEKGEILSKQNQYNHTVFFVDEGLLRMFYYENGKDITTNFYSEGKITANIDTLFKNQPTRNNIETLEKSVITTCNFNKLEELCSVSLTAANFSRYILGNLMIEMSRRISSLQYMTAKEKYIQLLEENPNIILRAPLGMIATYLGISQETLSRIRSDI, encoded by the coding sequence ATGAAATTAATTCAAGAACTTAATAAGCACATTAAGGTAGATGCAGAAATAGAGCGTTTTTTAAATGAAGAATGTGAAACAAAAGTCTTTGAAAAAGGTGAAATATTGAGCAAGCAGAATCAATACAATCATACTGTTTTCTTTGTAGATGAAGGTTTGCTGAGAATGTTTTACTACGAAAACGGAAAAGATATCACTACCAATTTTTATTCTGAAGGCAAGATTACAGCCAATATCGATACGCTTTTTAAGAATCAACCTACTCGAAATAACATTGAAACTTTAGAAAAATCGGTAATTACCACTTGTAATTTCAATAAATTAGAGGAATTATGTTCGGTTTCGCTAACTGCGGCAAATTTCAGCAGATATATTCTAGGAAACTTAATGATAGAGATGTCGCGCAGAATTTCTTCGCTGCAATATATGACGGCAAAAGAAAAGTACATTCAATTGCTTGAAGAAAATCCTAATATCATTCTCAGAGCTCCACTCGGAATGATTGCTACTTATCTGGGAATTTCTCAGGAGACTTTAAGCCGTATCAGAAGTGATATTTAA